From the Leifsonia sp. AG29 genome, one window contains:
- the kdpC gene encoding potassium-transporting ATPase subunit KdpC, translating into MNTLRGAWRQYWVALRALLVLTVALGIGYTLVITGVGQLALPVQANGSLISSSGAPASAGKAVGSALIGQAFTDAKGRPLPQWFQSRPSAATTGSAAGYDASASSGSNLAASNPAQVKAVKERTAVIEKTDGVAASAIPGDAVTASGSGLDAHISPDYALLQVKRVADARGLPEATVRKLVESRIQGRDLGYLGDPTVNVLQLNLALAGLDR; encoded by the coding sequence ATGAACACGCTGCGAGGCGCCTGGCGGCAGTACTGGGTCGCCCTGCGGGCCCTGCTCGTCCTCACGGTCGCCCTCGGCATCGGCTACACGCTCGTCATCACGGGCGTCGGACAGCTCGCGCTCCCGGTCCAGGCCAACGGATCGCTGATCTCGTCGAGCGGAGCCCCCGCGTCCGCCGGGAAGGCCGTCGGCTCGGCGCTCATCGGACAGGCCTTCACCGACGCCAAGGGGCGTCCCCTTCCGCAGTGGTTCCAGTCGCGCCCCTCCGCGGCGACGACGGGCAGCGCGGCGGGATACGACGCGTCCGCCTCCTCGGGAAGCAACCTGGCCGCCTCCAACCCGGCCCAGGTGAAAGCCGTGAAGGAGCGCACGGCCGTGATCGAGAAGACCGACGGCGTGGCCGCGTCGGCCATCCCCGGTGACGCGGTGACCGCCTCCGGGTCGGGCCTCGACGCCCACATCTCGCCGGACTACGCGCTCCTGCAGGTGAAGCGGGTCGCCGACGCGCGCGGGCTCCCCGAGGCCACGGTCCGGAAGCTCGTCGAGTCTAGGATTCAGGGACGGGACCTCGGCTACCTCGGGGACCCGACCGTGAACGTACTCCAGCTGAACCTGGCCCTGGCCGGGCTGGACCGATAG
- a CDS encoding ATP-binding protein, which yields MPRGHLRVMLGAAPGVGKTYAMLEEGKRLKALGKDVVVAVVETHGRAATAAMLEGLDVVPRREVEHRGVTLTELDLEAVLERAPEIALVDELAHTNAPGSEHAKRWEDVDAMLAAGIDVMSTVNIQHIESLNDVVEQITGVQQRETIPDAVLRRADQIEVVDLAPQALRDRLAEGVVYPAARIDAALSNYFRLGNLTALRELALLWLADEVDSALQQYRAEHGIAGKWEARERVVVALTGGPEGETLLRRGARIAARSAGGELLAVHVTNQDGLREATPGALAAQRALVEQLGGSYHQVVGSDVPRALVEFARGSNASQLVIGVSRRSRLAALLTGPGIGSTVIRESGDIDVHIVSHARAGGRFSLPRPRGGLTARRVVYGFILALVGGPLLTLLLTSGRSPESMTADVLSYQLLVVVVALVGGIWPALFAALLSGLTLDFFFVEPLYTITVGQPLHLVALVLYVVIAALVSLVVDQAARRSRAAQRAAAEAELLATVAGGVIRGEDALQALVTRTREAFGLTGVRLLDGEEVLSTDGEPADAERTQRVPVGTRGTLELSGRDLEAGDRRLLAAIVAQLDAALEHRDLAATASELGPLAEADRVRSALLAAVGHDLRRPLAAATAAVTTLRQADLRLSDDDREALLETAEESLANLATLVTNLLDVSRVQAGVLGVSLAPTGLDDVIPPALDELGLGPADVELDLSPGLPPLVADGVLLQRVIVNLLGNALRFSPAGSRPVIAASEFGGTVQLRVIDHGPGIPGDRRESVFVPFQRLGDTDNDTGIGLGLALSKGFVEGMGGTLEAEDTPGGGLTMVVALPAAPHDSGDRAEEQEQQEPQREHG from the coding sequence ATGCCTCGTGGTCACCTGCGGGTGATGCTCGGCGCCGCACCCGGCGTGGGGAAGACCTACGCCATGCTCGAGGAGGGCAAGCGGCTGAAGGCCCTCGGCAAGGACGTCGTCGTCGCGGTCGTCGAGACCCACGGGCGCGCCGCGACCGCGGCCATGCTCGAGGGACTCGACGTGGTCCCGCGGCGCGAGGTCGAGCACCGCGGGGTCACCCTCACCGAGCTCGACCTGGAGGCGGTTCTCGAGCGGGCGCCCGAGATCGCCCTCGTCGACGAGCTCGCCCACACGAACGCTCCCGGCTCCGAGCACGCGAAACGCTGGGAGGACGTCGACGCCATGCTGGCGGCCGGCATCGACGTCATGTCGACCGTCAACATCCAGCACATCGAGTCCCTCAACGACGTGGTCGAGCAGATCACGGGCGTCCAGCAGCGCGAGACCATCCCCGACGCCGTTCTCCGGCGCGCCGACCAGATCGAGGTGGTCGACCTCGCACCGCAGGCGCTGCGGGATCGGCTCGCCGAGGGTGTCGTCTACCCGGCCGCCCGGATCGACGCGGCGCTGTCGAACTACTTCCGGCTCGGCAACCTGACAGCCCTGCGCGAGCTCGCGCTCCTCTGGCTCGCGGACGAGGTCGACAGCGCTCTGCAGCAGTACCGCGCCGAGCACGGCATCGCCGGCAAGTGGGAGGCGCGCGAGCGCGTCGTCGTCGCGCTCACCGGCGGCCCGGAGGGCGAGACGCTCCTCCGCCGCGGCGCCCGGATCGCCGCCCGCAGCGCCGGGGGCGAACTCCTCGCGGTCCACGTCACCAACCAGGACGGCCTCCGCGAGGCGACGCCCGGAGCGCTGGCCGCCCAGCGGGCACTCGTCGAGCAGCTCGGCGGCAGCTACCACCAGGTGGTCGGCAGCGACGTGCCGCGTGCCCTCGTGGAGTTCGCGCGCGGGTCGAACGCCAGCCAGCTGGTCATCGGCGTCTCCCGCCGGAGCAGGCTCGCCGCCCTCCTGACCGGGCCCGGCATCGGCTCGACGGTCATCCGTGAGTCGGGCGACATCGACGTGCACATCGTCTCGCACGCCCGAGCGGGCGGCAGGTTCTCCCTCCCCCGGCCCCGTGGCGGCCTGACGGCCCGGCGCGTCGTCTACGGGTTCATCCTCGCGCTGGTCGGCGGGCCCCTCCTGACGCTGCTGCTCACCAGCGGACGGTCGCCGGAATCGATGACCGCCGACGTCCTCAGCTACCAGCTCCTCGTCGTCGTCGTGGCGCTCGTCGGCGGCATCTGGCCCGCTCTCTTCGCCGCGCTGCTCTCCGGCCTCACGCTCGACTTCTTCTTCGTGGAGCCGCTCTACACGATCACCGTTGGCCAGCCCCTCCACCTGGTCGCGCTCGTGCTGTACGTCGTGATCGCCGCTCTCGTCAGCCTGGTGGTCGACCAGGCGGCGAGACGTTCGAGAGCCGCCCAGCGCGCAGCCGCCGAGGCCGAACTGCTCGCCACGGTGGCGGGAGGCGTGATCCGCGGCGAGGACGCCCTGCAAGCGCTCGTGACCCGGACCCGGGAGGCGTTCGGCCTCACCGGCGTCCGCCTCCTCGACGGCGAGGAGGTGCTCTCGACCGACGGCGAGCCCGCCGACGCCGAGCGCACCCAGCGCGTCCCGGTCGGAACACGCGGGACCCTGGAGCTGTCGGGGCGCGACCTCGAGGCCGGGGACCGCCGGCTGCTCGCCGCGATCGTGGCCCAGCTCGACGCGGCGCTCGAGCACCGGGATCTGGCGGCGACCGCCTCCGAGCTCGGGCCGCTCGCGGAGGCCGACCGGGTCAGGAGCGCGCTGCTGGCCGCGGTCGGCCACGACCTCCGTCGCCCGCTCGCCGCGGCGACCGCCGCCGTGACCACGCTCCGCCAGGCCGACCTGCGCCTGAGTGACGACGACCGGGAGGCGCTCCTCGAGACCGCGGAGGAGAGCCTGGCGAACCTCGCCACCCTCGTCACGAACCTGCTCGACGTCAGCCGCGTGCAGGCGGGCGTCCTCGGGGTGTCGCTCGCGCCGACCGGGTTGGACGACGTGATCCCGCCGGCGCTCGACGAACTCGGCCTGGGACCCGCCGACGTGGAGCTCGATCTCAGCCCGGGTCTCCCGCCGCTCGTCGCCGACGGGGTGCTGCTCCAGCGCGTGATCGTGAACCTGCTCGGGAACGCCCTCCGGTTCAGCCCGGCCGGGAGCAGGCCCGTGATCGCGGCCAGCGAGTTCGGCGGAACCGTGCAGCTCCGCGTCATCGATCACGGCCCCGGCATCCCGGGCGACCGGCGGGAATCGGTCTTCGTGCCGTTCCAGCGCCTCGGGGACACGGACAACGACACCGGCATCGGACTCGGCCTCGCGCTCTCCAAGGGCTTCGTGGAGGGGATGGGCGGCACCCTGGAGGCGGAGGACACGCCGGGCGGCGGCCTCACGATGGTGGTGGCGCTCCCGGCAGCGCCCCACGACAGCGGGGATCGCGCCGAGGAGCAGGAGCAGCAGGAGCCGCAGAGGGAGCACGGATGA
- the kdpB gene encoding potassium-transporting ATPase subunit KdpB, with the protein MTTTTPTLPERQEAGSSRAFSGRQLAAALPGALRKLDPRQMWRNPVMFIVEVGAALTTVVALAEPFLGAGGAGPAGLGFTWSIAIWLWLTVVFANLAESVAEGRGKAQAATLRKTRSTTIAHRVTGYDEKGDPDALQATTSEVPSSELRLGDVVVVSAGEPIPGDGDVIRGIATVDESAITGESAPVVRESGGDRSAVTGGTRVLSDRIVVKITSKPGETFVDRMIKLVEGAARQKTPNEIALNILLASLSIIFVIVVLVLQPVAGYSNASPTVPVLIALLVCLIPTTIGALISAIGIAGMDRLVQHNVLAMSGRAVEAAGDVSTLLLDKTGTITYGNRRASEFTTVGPTSSDELVRAAALSSLSDPTPEGVSVVELAQTLGYERPAAVAGEIVPFTAQTRMSGLDLPDGSQVRKGAASAVVTWVREHTAPPAAALGQLDAEVERISESGGTPLAVALRDPDGAARLLGVIHLKDIVKEGLADRFADLRRMGIRTVMVTGDNPLTARAIAAEAGVDDFLAEAKPEDKLELIRREQEGGRLVAMTGDGTNDAPALAQADVGVAMNTGTSAAKEAGNMVDLDSDPTKLIDIVRIGKQLLITRGALTTFSIANDVAKYFAIIPAMFVAVFPGLGALNIMGLHSPASAILSAVIFNAIIIVLLIPLALRGVRYRPAAASSLLSRNLLIYGLGGIIAPFIGIKLIDLLVSLIPGF; encoded by the coding sequence ATGACCACCACCACCCCGACCCTCCCCGAGCGGCAGGAGGCCGGCTCCAGCCGTGCCTTCAGCGGGCGACAGCTCGCCGCCGCCCTCCCCGGCGCCTTGCGCAAGCTCGACCCCCGCCAGATGTGGCGCAACCCCGTGATGTTCATCGTCGAGGTCGGCGCCGCGCTCACGACCGTCGTCGCCCTGGCCGAGCCCTTCCTGGGCGCGGGAGGCGCGGGCCCGGCAGGGCTCGGCTTCACCTGGAGCATCGCGATCTGGCTGTGGCTGACCGTCGTCTTCGCGAACCTCGCGGAATCCGTCGCGGAAGGCCGCGGGAAGGCGCAGGCCGCGACCCTCCGCAAGACCCGCTCGACGACGATCGCCCACCGCGTCACCGGTTACGACGAGAAGGGCGATCCGGACGCGCTGCAGGCGACGACATCGGAGGTCCCGTCGAGCGAGCTCCGGCTCGGCGACGTCGTCGTGGTGTCCGCGGGCGAGCCCATCCCGGGCGACGGCGACGTCATCCGCGGCATCGCGACCGTGGACGAGTCGGCGATCACCGGCGAGTCCGCGCCGGTCGTCCGGGAATCGGGCGGCGATCGGAGCGCCGTGACGGGCGGCACCCGGGTCCTGTCCGACCGCATCGTGGTCAAGATCACGAGCAAGCCCGGTGAGACCTTCGTGGACCGCATGATCAAGCTGGTGGAGGGGGCGGCCCGCCAGAAGACCCCGAACGAGATCGCGCTCAACATCCTCCTGGCGAGCCTGTCGATCATCTTCGTGATCGTCGTGCTCGTGCTCCAGCCGGTCGCCGGCTACTCGAACGCGTCGCCGACCGTCCCCGTGCTGATCGCGCTCCTCGTCTGCCTGATCCCCACGACGATCGGGGCGCTCATCTCGGCGATCGGCATCGCCGGCATGGACCGCCTGGTGCAGCACAACGTCCTGGCCATGTCCGGGCGGGCGGTGGAGGCGGCCGGCGACGTGTCCACGCTCCTCCTCGACAAGACCGGCACGATCACCTACGGCAACCGCCGCGCCAGCGAGTTCACGACCGTGGGACCGACCTCCAGCGACGAGCTGGTCCGTGCGGCGGCTCTCTCGTCGCTGAGCGACCCGACGCCCGAGGGCGTCTCGGTCGTCGAGCTGGCGCAGACGCTGGGCTACGAGCGCCCGGCGGCCGTCGCCGGCGAGATCGTGCCGTTCACGGCGCAGACGCGGATGAGCGGGCTCGACCTGCCGGACGGCTCGCAGGTGCGCAAGGGCGCGGCGAGCGCGGTCGTGACCTGGGTCCGCGAGCACACGGCGCCTCCGGCTGCAGCGCTCGGGCAGCTCGACGCCGAGGTCGAACGGATCTCCGAGTCCGGCGGCACCCCCCTCGCTGTAGCACTGCGGGACCCCGATGGCGCGGCACGCCTCCTCGGTGTCATCCACCTCAAGGACATCGTGAAGGAGGGGCTCGCCGACCGCTTCGCCGACCTCCGGCGGATGGGCATCCGCACGGTCATGGTGACCGGCGACAACCCGCTCACCGCCCGCGCCATCGCGGCGGAGGCCGGCGTCGACGACTTCCTGGCCGAGGCGAAGCCCGAGGACAAGCTCGAGCTCATCCGCCGGGAGCAGGAGGGCGGGCGCCTCGTCGCGATGACCGGGGACGGCACGAACGACGCGCCGGCCCTCGCGCAGGCGGACGTCGGGGTCGCCATGAACACCGGGACGTCGGCCGCGAAGGAGGCCGGCAACATGGTCGACCTCGACTCGGACCCGACGAAGCTCATCGACATCGTCCGCATCGGCAAGCAGCTGCTCATCACCCGAGGGGCGCTCACCACGTTCTCGATCGCGAACGACGTGGCGAAGTACTTCGCCATCATCCCGGCCATGTTCGTCGCGGTCTTCCCGGGCCTCGGGGCGCTGAACATCATGGGGCTGCACTCCCCCGCGTCCGCGATCCTGTCCGCCGTCATCTTCAACGCGATCATCATCGTGCTGCTCATCCCGCTCGCCCTGCGCGGAGTGCGCTACCGGCCGGCCGCCGCCTCCTCGTTGCTGAGCCGGAACCTCCTGATCTACGGACTCGGCGGGATCATCGCGCCGTTCATCGGCATCAAGCTGATCGACCTTCTCGTCTCCCTCATCCCGGGCTTCTGA